A genomic region of Vitis vinifera cultivar Pinot Noir 40024 chromosome 7, ASM3070453v1 contains the following coding sequences:
- the LOC104879776 gene encoding protein FANTASTIC FOUR 3 translates to MSSSVCQGLQSCLEPRLVEQRVLRLKLSPPASSFSRSFGLAQRPGSSTSDSREAHEKSHTEENNKNNKDKNNDKVVDDCNIKSQKNGELGGWSFIQALSNTSLSFKEVLDTDKVYVHPLVKRSSSMLSAKSLEMCTESLGSESGTGISQSSHEVSSPSWRNSEKFAVRELSEVQKTGMKNKMTRSTSFPPPLTSISSRGGGGLQVRPHREDGRLVIEAVAIPACHSYFHADRSDGRLRLQLLKDCFQNCNNEATKEEDDEQVVEEDGEVEADEEAVEGGGNEDESDETDGESAHWGEEEKEEEEEEEEMEGTGGNVAGEIELGKLPRPSRCMEGGGHTNNSLMNWESIWVATS, encoded by the coding sequence ATGTCTTCCAGTGTGTGTCAAGGCCTGCAATCATGCTTGGAGCCTCGACTTGTTGAACAGCGTGTTTTGAGGCTCAAGTTGTCTCCACCAGCCTCAAGCTTTTCTCGATCATTTGGATTGGCTCAGAGGCCTGGTTCATCCACCTCTGACTCCAGAGAGGCTCACGAAAAGTCCCATACtgaagaaaacaacaaaaacaacaaagacAAGAATAACGACAAAGTTGTTGATGATTGCAACATCAAAAGCCAAAAGAATGGTGAATTGGGTGGCTGGAGCTTCATCCAAGCTCTCAGCAACACTTCCCTTAGTTTCAAGGAAGTACTTGACACTGATAAGGTCTATGTTCACCCACTGGTTAAGCGTTCTTCATCGATGCTAAGCGCAAAGAGCTTGGAAATGTGCACTGAGAGCTTAGGCAGTGAGAGTGGTACTGGCATTAGCCAGAGCAGCCATGAGGTCTCTTCACCTTCATGGAGAAACAGCGAAAAGTTTGCAGTGAGGGAGTTATCAGAAGTACAAAAAACCGGCATGAAGAACAAGATGACTCGTAGTACAAGTTTTCCACCTCCTTTAACATCAATCAGCAGTAGGGGTGGTGGAGGCCTTCAAGTAAGGCCTCACAGAGAAGATGGTCGGTTAGTTATAGAAGCAGTTGCCATCCCTGCTTGTCATTCTTACTTCCATGCAGACCGCAGCGATGGCAGGCTCAGGCTTCAACTGTTGAAGGACTGCTTTCAAAACTGCAACAATGAAGCAACCAAAGAGGAGGATGATGAGCAAGTTGTTGAAGAAGATGGTGAAGTTGAAGCTGACGAAGAGGCAGTGGAAGGAGGTGGCAATGAAGATGAAAGTGATGAGACTGATGGTGAGAGTGCTCACtggggagaagaagaaaaagaagaagaagaagaagaagaagagatggaAGGGACTGGCGGGAACGTTGCGGGCGAGATTGAATTGGGGAAGCTCCCAAGGCCTAGTAGGTGCATGGAAGGTGGTGGGCATACCAACAATAGCCTCATGAATTGGGAGTCCATCTGGGTGGCTACCTCCTAG